From Vulpes vulpes isolate BD-2025 chromosome 7, VulVul3, whole genome shotgun sequence, one genomic window encodes:
- the CCDC126 gene encoding coiled-coil domain-containing protein 126, producing the protein MIFTISRKTMSQKLSLLLLVFGLIWGLMLLHYTFQQPRHQSSVKLREQILDLSKRYVKALAEENKNTVDAENGASMAGYADLKRTIAVLLDDILQRLVKLENKVDYIVVNGSATNTTNGTSGNLVPVTTNKRINASGSIR; encoded by the exons ATGATTTTTACAATCTCAAGAAAAACCATGTCCCAGAAATTGAGTTTACTGTTGCTTGTATTCGGACTCATTTGGGGATTGATGTTACTGCACTATACTTTTCAACAACCAAGACATCAAAGCAGTGTCAAGTTACGTGAACAAATACTAGACTTGAGCAAAAGATATGTTAAAGCTCTAGCAGAGGAAAATAAGAACACAGTGGATGCTGAGAATGGTGCTTCTATGGCAGGATATG CGGATCTAAAAAGAACAATTGCTGTCCTTTTAGATGACATTTTACAACGCTTGGTAAAGCTGGAGAACAAAGTCGACTATATTGTTGTGAACGGCTCGGCAACCAACACTACCAATGGCACCAGTGGAAACCTGGTGCCAGTAACCacaaataaaaggataaatgCATCAGGCAGCATTAGATAG